The Gammaproteobacteria bacterium genome includes the window TCCCAGAATTGAGCGCCTGTGTTATACGCGCAAGCCGCGTGCCGAGCGCAATGCAGAGTCTTTTTTCCTCCTCGGAAACCGCCCGATCACTGTCTACCCCCGCCACATGGGATGCCCCGTACGGCGTGCCACCACTCGTGGTGGTGAACAAATCGGATTCTTGGTATGGCAGGCCCACAAGCAGCATGCCGTGATGCAGCAGCGGCAGCATCATGGACAATAAGGTACTTTCTTGGCCGCCGTGAAGGCTTGCGGTTGAGGTGAAAACGGCTGCTGGTTTACCGCTCAATAGGCCGGATACCCAGAGATCACCGGTGCCGTCGAGAAAATACTTGAGTGGCGCCGCCATATTGCCGAAGCGCGTCGGGCTACCCAACGCCAGCGCCGCGCACTCCTTCAGATCGTCGTGAGTGGCATACGGTGCGCCGGCTGACGGAATAGGCTCTTCCACGGCTTCACAGACTTCGGAAACTGCCGGGACAGTACGGAGCCGTGCCTG containing:
- the wrbA gene encoding NAD(P)H:quinone oxidoreductase is translated as MDILVLYYSRHGNVAQMAQYVARGIEEISDCQARLRTVPAVSEVCEAVEEPIPSAGAPYATHDDLKECAALALGSPTRFGNMAAPLKYFLDGTGDLWVSGLLSGKPAAVFTSTASLHGGQESTLLSMMLPLLHHGMLLVGLPYQESDLFTTTSGGTPYGASHVAGVDSDRAVSEEEKRLCIALGTRLARITQALNSGRATQST